cctacgtgacctaaaacttccagaacgcaacatagatcgggagttccaccggtggccatcttcatcatcccggtgctctccatgacgaggagcgagtagttctccctcggggctgagggtatgtaccagtagctatgtgtttgatctctctctctgtctctctctttctctctctctctctcatgttcttgagatgatacgatcttgatgtatcgcgagctttgctattatatttggatcctatgatgtttcttcccccctcttctctcttgtaatgaattgagtttcccctttggagttatcttatcggattgagtctttaaagctttgagaacacttgatgtatgtcttgtcgtggatatctgtggtgataatgggataccacgtgccacttgacgtatgttaaggtgatcaacttgcgggtttcgtgacattcgaaacctatgcataggggttggcacacgttttcgtcgtgattctccagtagaaactttggggcactctttgaggttctatgtgtttgttgaatagatgaatctgagattgtgtgatgcatatcgtataatcatacccacggatacttgaggtgacattggagtatctaggtgacattagggttttggttgatttgtatcttaaggtgttattctagtacgaactctagggctgtttgtgacacttataNNNNNNNNNNNNNNNNNNNNNNNNNNNNNNNNNNNNNNNNNNNNNNNNNNNNNNNNNNNNNNNNNNNNNNNNNNNNNNNNNNNNNNNNNNNNNNNNNNNNNNNNNNNNNNNNNNNNNNNNNNNNNNNNNNNNNNNNNNNNNNNNNNNNNNNNNNNNNNNNNNNNNNNNNNNNNNNNNNNNNNNNNNNNNNNNNNNNNNNNNNNNNNNNNNNNNNNNNNNNNNNNNNNNNNNNNNNNNNNNNNNNNNNNNNNNNNNNNNNNNNNNNNNNNNNNNNNNNNNNNNNNNNNNNNNNNNNNNNNNNNNNNNNNNNNNNNNNNNNNNNNNNNNNNNNNNNNNNNNNNNNNNNNNNNNNNNNNNNNNNNNNNNNNNNNNNNNNNNNNNNNNNNNNNNNNNNNNNNNNNNNNNNNNNNNNNNNNNNNNNNNNNNNNNNNNNNNNNNNNNNNNNNNNNNNNNNNNNNNNNNNNNNNNNNNNNNNNNNNNNNNNNNNNNNNNNNNNNNNNNNNNNNNNNNNNNNNNNNNNNNNNNNNNNNNNNNNNNNNNNNNNNNNNNNNNNNNNNNNNNNNNNNNNNNNNNNNNNNNNNNNNNNNNNNNNNNNNNNNNNNNNNNNNNNNNNNNNNNNNNNNNNNNNNNNNNNNNNNNNNNNNNNNNNNNNNNNNNNNNNNNNNNNNNNNNNNNNNNNNNNNNNNNNNNNNNNNNNNNNNNNNNNNNNNNNNNNNNNNNNNNNNNNNNNNNNNNNNNNNNNNNNNNNNNNNNNNNNNNNNNNNNNNNNNNNNNNNNNNNNNNNNNNNNNNNNNNNNNNNNNNNNNNNNNNNNNNNNNNNNNNNNNNNNNNNNNNNNNNNNNNNNNNNNNNNNNNNNNNNNNNNNNNNNNNNNNNNNNNNNNNNNNNNNNNNNNNNNNNNNNNNNNNNNNNNNNNNNNNNNNNNNNNNNNNNNNNNNNNNNNNNNNNNNNNNNNNNNNNNNNNNNNNNNNNNNNNNNNNNNNNNNNNNNNNNNNNNNNNNNNNNNNNNNNNNNNNNNNNNNNNNNNNNNNNNNNNNNNNNNNNNNNNNNNNNNNNNNNNNNNNNNNNNNNNNNNNNNNNNNNNNNNNNNNNNNNNNNNNNNNNNNNNNNNNNNNNNNNNNNNNNNNNNNNNNNNNNNNNNNNNNNNNNNNNNNNNNNNNNNNNNNNNNNNNNNNNNNNNNNNNNNNNNNNNNNNNNNNNNNNNNNNNNNNNNNNNNNNNNNNNNNNNNNNNNNNNNNNNNNNNNNNNNNNNNNNNNNNNNNNNNNNNNNNNNNNNNNNNNNNNNNNNNNNNNNNNNNNNNNNNNNNNNNNNNNNNNNNNNNNNNNNNNNNNNNNNNNNNNNNNNNNNNNNNNNNNNNNNNNNNNNNNNNNNNNNNNNNNNNNNNNNNNNNNNNNNNNNNNNNNNNNNNNNNNNNNNNNNNNNNNNNNNNNNNNNNNNNNNNNNNNNNNNNNNNNNNNNNNNNNNNNNNNNNNNNNNNNNNNNNNNNNNNNNNNNNNNNNNNAATTCAGCCTAATAAACTAGTCGGCCTTTAATTAAACTCCCGATATGGTACTAATTAGTCTGCGCAGCGATTTGCCCGGTGGAATATTCCCGCACCGGGCCACCCGACTGGGCCCGTTCCCCTTCCCTCTCGTCTGCCCCCTGTGGAGCGCCCACCCAAGCTGCTCGATTTCCCCTAAAAAAACCAAGCTGATCGAGGACAGAGACTCGCATCGTCCCTGAGCTCCTGCTACTCATGGCGGATATAGCACATCTGCGTTGTCTACCTACGTACGTGTCAAACACAAGAGGAGACTCGTTTGTATAAAACCAAGGCAGGTTTGTGCGTGAGTCCGTGACACACGCGCGCGCGGAGAGATGGTTTGTGCTAGGACGGCCAGTGCTCCTCTGCTCGCTGCAGCACTAGTAGCGGCGCTGGCAGTGGCCTGCTCGCTGGTGTCTGGGGCTTATGCGGCGGCAGAGCAggaggccgccggcgccggcgggaaCGACTTGAGGTTGAGGCAGCCTCCGATCACGCGCGGCCTGTCCTTCGACTTCTACAAGCGGAGCTGCCCCATGGCCGAGTCCATCGTGCGCGACTTCGTCCGGGACGCCGTCCGCAAGGACGtcggcctcgccgccggcctcctccgcctccactTCCACGACTGCTTCATCCAGGTGCTTACCTTGCCTTCTCTTGCCTGTGTTGATTGCCTCCCATCAATCCAGTATTTGGCTCATGCATCCATGGGTGCGGCCGTGCCCgcgtcatgcatgcatgcagggcTGCGACGGGGCCGGGGGAGCAGCGGGCGCCGCCCAACCTCACGCTCCGCCCCTCCGCCTTCAAGGCCATCAACGACATCCGGGATCGGTTGGAGCGCGAGTGCCGCAGCGCCGTCGTCTCCTGCTCCGACATCCTGACGCTCGCCGCGCGCGACTCCGTGGTCGCCACCGGCGGGCCCGAGTACCGCGTGCCGCTCGGCCGGCGCGACAGCCCGCGGTTCGCCACGCCGCAGGACGTGCTGTCCGGCCTCCCCGCGACCACCTCCGCCGTGCCGTCCCTCCTCGACGTGTTCCACAACCACAGCCACGACCTCGACGCCACCGACCTCGTAGCGCTCTCCGGCGGGCACACCGTGGGGCTCGGGCACTGCGCCTCCTTCGAGGGCCGCCTCTTCCCGCGCCCCGACCTCCTCCGCAGGCTGAGGCGAACGTGCCCGGCCAAGGGCACCGACGCGCGCACCGTGCTGGACGTGCACACGCCCGACGTGTTCGACAACAAATACTACGTCAACCTGGTGAACCTGGAGGGGCTCTTCGTGTCCTGCCAGGACCTCTTCACCATCGTGGAGCGCTTGGCGCGCAGCCAGTGCTACTTCTTCAGCCAGTTAGGCGCGTCCATCACTACAGGAAAATCCCGGTTTCCCGTGTGTTAGCCTATAAGCCGAGTGTGTGTTTTTCGGGCACCCGGCTTATGCTCCTCTAAGCCGAGTCCCGAGAAAAAAACACCCGGTAAATACGAGGAACTCGGCTTATGGTCATCTATAAGCCGAGTTTCGCAAAAAAGCTCACGGCTTATATGAAACACACGGTATCTACGGGAAACGGCACCCGGCTTACAGCACACACTCGGCAAAGACATCTGCCACGTGTCTGCAACGACAGTGGTTGACGGTGCCGTCAAGGAGCAGCCTATAAGCCATGTGTCCGAAGCAGGCACTCGGCTTATAGGACATATAAGCCGTGTGCCCAAAGCAGGCACTCGGCTTATAGGACATATAAGCCGTGTGCCTGATCAAAGCACTAGGCTtacatttttgcggattttttgcaACGCATAACATTTGTGCGAAATTAGTTTAAGATGGTTTTAATTGCATTTACATTTACTACTTAATTAGTATTATTATTCTAACATATTTTCTATCGACTAGTTTTCATGGGTCTTATTTGTGAAATTCTTAATTTAACGCCACTTTAATATTTTTATGACTCTTTCGACACCCTAGCGTACCCGCCACCACACTTCTAGACGTCTAAGAGGCCCCAATGCAAGATTTGGCGACATGGCTAGCCCCCGGAAGCCGCCGGTCACAATCGTAGACACGTGAAGATCAATCCGCATAGAGAGAACTGTTCAGATACTTCTAcataccaaaaattatgaaaaattaccgtccgtcctatatcacatgtgcccacgccgtgtaagaaaatcatgattttatcgtgttCCGAGTGTTCagtaatattcacgccgcaccgttaccgcagaacgtttaCTATACCGTGTCATCGCTgtctgtgaggggggccacacccggaAGCGTGTGCTGCCTCCTCAGACGGGACACCACCACACCTTAAGGCATGCATGAGGGCCCCGCACAAtgatccggtggcattgctaccccccaaggccCCCGTCCCGCCAAACCCTAGAGCGGTGGACCAGgagatctaaccctttgactttcgtcggacgggctttgaccaatggacctctccacccggttgtggtaggtcagcccataggaacacttaggAACAAGGTCCGGGCCAAACTCATCGCAAGATTCCCTCTGTGTCGTCCCGACATGGCCGTTACCCCCTTCTAGGTGCCGGCGATGGCGCCGTCCGTGAAAGGGGTCACACTCCGAAGACGCGTGCCTCGTGTTGGCACCCGCCACCACACTTCTAGACATGTAAGAGGCCCCGACGGAAGATTTGGTGGCTtggctagcccccgaaggccgctgGACACAATCGTAGACACgcaagagcaatccgcgtagagggaagtgttcagatacttctgcatcaccaaaatttatgaaaaattaccatccgtcatatatcacatgtgcccacgccgtgtaagaaaatcatgattttatcgcgctccgagtattcaataatattcacgccgcaccgctACCGCAGAACGTTTACTATACCGTGCCATCgttgttcgtgaggggggccacaccccagagcCGCGTTCTACCTCTTCAAACATACCACCACACCTTAAGGCATGCATGAGGGCCCTGCgtgacgctccagtggcattgctacccccaaggcCCCCGTCCTGCCAAACCCTGCAGTAGTTGACTAGGAGACCTAACCCTTTGACTTTCGTCGGAcgagctttgaccaatggacctctccacccggttgtggtaggtgagcccataggaacacttcggAACAAGGTCCGGGCCAAACCCATTGCAAGATTCTCTCTGTGTCGAACCGACGCGGCCGttacccccctccaggtgccggcggcggcaccgtccatgaagggggtcacactccggagacgcATGCCGGGTGTTGGCACCCGCCACCACACTTCTAGACgtgccactactagaaaaaggcctactaatggcgcaccggttttgcctactaatggcgcactatcggtgtgccattactagcacgctatcagtattttttactaatggcgcaccatgtagtgcgccattagtatagcccacggtgcgccattagtatctggtatactaatggcgcaccacatagaagtgcgccattagtaacatttttttttcaattttttttttcagaattttttttaaatttttttttcattttttttaaattttttcttaatctcagttcactatggcttaatctcgggtcaatatgcttaatctcaggtcaaatcgtactccgtggtcaaacttcccgaaaggtcactgCGGGACTTAGCGAAAATAAACGCGCGAAGGCCTCATTTTGGCCCAAATCGACCCGCCCACCATCTCTTCCCCGCGCCTCCCCTGTCTCAACCCCGCGCCCTCCCCTGTCTCCCCCCACGCACTgctcctctcctcgcgccgccgcccaccctccatccaccagccgcctcgcCGTCACCCCGCCCGGCGCCGGCCTCTCCTCGGCGCACAGATCCCCCCGCCTCCTCTCCATCCCCGAGCATGGGGAGCCCTGAGCCGGCCCTCCCATCGGCACCNNNNNNNNNNNNNNNNNNNNNNNNNNNNNNNNNNNNNNNNNNNNNNNNNNNNNNNNNNNNNNNNNNNNNNNNNNNNNNNNNNNNNNNNNNNNNNNNNNNNNNNNNNNNNNNNNNNNNNNNNNNNNNNNNNNNNNNNNNNNNNNNNNNNNNNNNNNNNNNNNNNNNNNNNNNNNNNNNNNNNNNNNNNNNNNNNNNNNNNNNNNNNNNNNNNNNNNNNNNNNNNNNNNNNNNNNNNNNNNNNNNNNNNNNNNNNNNNNNNNNNNNNNNNNNNNNNNNNNNNNNNNNNNNNNNNNNNNNNNNNNNNNNNNNNNNNNNNNNNNNNNNNNNNNNNNNNNNNNNNNNNNNNNNNNNNNNNNNNNNNNNNNNNNNNNNNNNNNNNNNNNNNNNNNNNNNNNNNNNNNNNNNNNNNNNNNNNNNNNNNNNNNNNNNNNNNNNNNNNNNNNNNNNNNNNNNNNNNNNNNNNNNNNNNNNNNNNNNNNNNNNNNNNNNNNNNNNNNNNNNNNNNNNNNNNNNNNNNNNNNNNNNNNNNNNNNNNNNNNNNNNNNNNNNNNNNNNNNNNNNNNNNNNNNNNNNNNNNNNNNNNNNNNNNNNNNNNNNNNNNNNNNNNNNNNNNNNNNNNNNNNNNNNNNNNNNNNNNNNNNNNNNNNNNNNNNNNNNNNNNNNNNNNNNNNNNNNNNNNNNNNNNNNNNNNNNNNNNNNNNNNNNNNNNNNNNNNNNNNNNNNNNNNNNNNNNNNNNNNNNNNNNNNNNNNNNNNNNNNNNNNNNNNNNNNNNNNNNNNNNNNNNNNNNNNNNNNNNNNNNNNNNNNNNNNNNNNNNNNNNNNNNNNNNNNNNNNNNNNNNNNNNNNNNNNNNNNNNNNNNNNNNNNNNNNNNNNNNNNNNNNNNNNNNNNNNNNNNNNNNNNNNNNNNNNNNNNNNNNNNNNNNNCAGCTCAATACCTTCACGGGATTATGTCTTTCCCGCACGTCAAAGAAACCTGAAGGGGGGGTGGGTCAACCTAGGATCTGGCTTGAGGATTGATGCATATAGTGGGAAGTTCAAGGAGCACAATGGGCCCAATTCTGATCCGGCCTCACAGGACATTGACGTTACGGTTTGAATTTAACTTTTACCAGGGCTCAGGTGGTAAGCACATTGACAGGATCGACGATCGACAACCTGGGCAGCGCTGTCGCCGTCGTGCGTGGGGAAACCAGCACTGTACCAAGGTCAAGTGCACCGAGCTCATCCATTGTGGTTTAGATCAGCTTTTGCCTTGCCTTGAATGCTCTTGTTCATATTTATGCATGTTTCCTGATTCCCCTTTTCTCATCTGTGATGTGATGCTCATACGAAAAGGAAGAGTaagaagaaatctatgaaagatgGTAAATTGGCAATAGAAGAACATGTAGGTGTAGAAGCTGGTTGATGCTGGCAATTGGACTCTTATCTCAGAGTAAATTAGCTTCAGATATCAGAATAGTACACTGGTTCAGAAATCAGAATAACTACTATCTGGGTGCAACTTGCTGGCAGGGCAGTTAAATTAGATATCTTACTTTTCATTGTATCTTGCATATTACTTTTACAAATTAGTGTTCAAGACAATCTTCTGTTGTTGCATTCCAGCAAGCTAGCTTATAGCCGAAGATAGTTTATCCAATCCAAATGGTGTAGGTCGAACAAAACTTATGGCTGGGGTAAAAATATTTGTGGTGATCAGCATCTTCCTCTCGCTTCGCTGTTGAGATGTCGACGCGGCGCTACGCACCGGATGATTTATACTACTACCATGTTTTTTATGTTGGGTCTGAGAAACTAGAGAATTCATGCCTCTTTGCCATGCCAAGAGTATTCTAGGGatttcttatgaatatactgtatGTAATATGGGATGGCTATTTTGATTAAGAGATCAATTTTTATCTACACTCTTCTCAGCCTGGGAATCATCATGTGCTTGCTGACCTGCTTGGGCCACATCGCCGCTGAAACTGCAAACAGCCCCTGCCTGTCTTGTGTATCCTTGGAAGCGTCTGATACTAGGAGTTGAGTTAGCCTATTTAAGTGTGCTTACATGGCAGCTGCTACTGGTTTAACAAAATTCCTCAAAGCCTTTTGCGTTGTCACATAAAGACCAAACCTTGCGTGCTTTTTTCCAGATATATCCATTTCAAAGATATAAATGATATTTCAAAAAGAGGGTCATGTCTCTAGCAGTCAAGTTTTGAACTGGAACTGTTGACTCCTAATAATAGTTTGCTGAAACCTTAAGTCCCAGTTATGTTCTTGGAGCTCTGTGACCTTAGATGTACTGTGTCTTGGTGATATGGATATTTTGCCTTTTCTTTTCACGTAGTATGAGAAATACATGCAGTGCTCTACTTAAGATATTCTCTTCAAAATGACATCTCTAAAATTACTTGATCGCAGATCATTATTGAGACATGTTTCTTGcatatttttcctttttatttttcaccCTTGCATTGAGTGGCTTATTTATCAGGTCTGTTTTATGTTATTTTCTCTGTTCTAATATAAGTATTCATTTTAAAGCCTTTTAGAGATTCCATGCAATTTATAAATTATAATTTCAGTGATGTCTCATCCTTCTCATTTGCTGTCCAGTTTTTTCTTAGAGCAATGGTCTTATGATTCTGTTTGTATCTAATGTCATTTTCTATGTTTTTCTTACTTATTTTCAGGACAAATCCCACCAGATATATATTGTTGGTCACTTTGCTTGCTGGATCAATATATTGCTGGATATATATTGTTGGTCATTTTGCTTGCTGGATCGATCAATATATTGCTGGATATATAAGCCATCTTGCTGCTGCTCGCTGAAGCATGCAGGAAAAAAAATGCTATTTGGCATATAAACCAAGTGTCCCAGGGACATGGCACCCGGCTTATAGGCATATTATGCCATGGGGAGCTGTATAAGCGAGTGTTCCAGATGCAGGCACCCGGCTTATAGGATATGTTTAACAGCTGATGTCCTATAAGCCGTGTACAAAGGCACCCGGCTTATAACCGTGCAGCTCGTGCAGACACTAGGTTTATATTTAAACCGTGCGGCACGTGGGCACTCGGTTTATATTTAAACCGTGTAGCGCTCGTGGGCACTCGGTTTATATATAAACCGTGTGGCTCATGCAGGCACTCGGTGTATATTTAAACCGTGTGGCTCAGTTAGGCACTCGGTTTATACTAACGGTGACACGTGGCCGTTATCTCGCTTTAGAGTTTATTTGTATTCAGGAGACTAAGAAAACTGATTTTTCAGATCCTTGGTTAGCTAGTATCGGTGGCAGTTTTACTTTCATTTGGCTTCGGCAACCTTATGTAGGAGCCTCGGGTGGGCTCCTCATGGGTGTCAGGGAGGACCTGTTTGAGGTCGACACGTGCACTGCTAGTAGGTTTTTTTACCAGAATGATCGTTATGGATAAGAGATCGGGTTTCAAGTGGACTTTGATCAATGCGTACGGGGCTGCTCATACCAAAGACAAGAAGGACTTCCTGATCGATTTTGTCCATATGTTAGGTCATAATAAATTGCACCTTGTTATTGGTGGTGATTTTAATATAATTAGGAGGATCAATGAGAGAAGTAGAGCTAAAAAACTCCTTTTTTGGTCTTTTTAATTTAATTCCATCATCGAACATTGGGGGCTACAAGAGTTAGAGCTCTCACGGAGGAGCTTTACTTGGTCTAATAACCAGGACGACCCCTTGTATGTAAAACTAGATAGGATTCTTGTTAGCCCATCTTGGGAACAACATCTTCCTTTAGTTACGGTCAGGACACTCGTTAGAGGTGTCTCTGATCATGCTGCTCTTTTGGTACACACTGGAGTTGTAAATGCTGTAGCTATCAGTGAAGGAAAtgtgccttagaggcaataataaaNNNNNNNNNNNNNNNNNNNNNNNNNNNNNNNNNNNNNNNNNNNNNNNNNNNNNNNNNNNNNNNNNNNNNNNNNNNNNNNNNNNNNNNNNNNNNNNNNNNNNNNNNNNNNNNNNNNNNNNNNNNNNNNNNNNNNNNNNNNNNNNNNNNNNNNNNNNNNNNNNNNNNNNNNNNNNNNNNNNNNNNNNNNNNNNNNNNNNNNNNNNNNNNNNNNNNNNNNNNNNNNNNNNNNNNNNNNNNNNNNNNNNNNNNNNNNNNNNNNNNNNNNNNNNNNNNNNNNNNNNNNNNNNNNNNNNNNNNNNNNNNNNNNNNNNNNNNNNNNNNNNNNNNNNNNNNNNNNNNNNNNNNNNNNNNNNNNNNNNNNNNNNNNNNNNNNNNNNNNNNNNNNNNNNNNNNNNNNNNNNNNNNNNNNNNNNNNNNNNNNNNNNNNNNNNNNNNNNNNNNNNNNNNNNNNNNNNNNNNNNNNNNNNNNNNNNNNNNNNNNNNNNNNNNNNNNNNNNNNNNNNNNNNNNNNNNNNNNNNNNNNNNNNNNNNNNNNNNNNNNNNNNNNNNNNNNNNNNNNNNNNNNNNNNNNNNNNNNNNNNNNNNNNNNNNNNNNNNNNNNNNNNNNNNNNNNNNNNNNNNNNNNNNNNNNNNNNNNNNNNNNNNNNNNNNNNNNNNNNNNNNNNNNNNNNNNNNNNNNNNNNNNNNNNNNNNNNNNNNNNNNNNNNNNNNNNNNNNNNNNNNNNNNNNNNNNNNNNNNNNNNNNNNNNNNNNNNNNNNNNNNNNNNNNNNNNNNNNNNNNNNNNNNNNNNNNNNNNNNNNNNNNNNNNNNNNNNNNNNNNNNNNNNNNNNNNNNNNNNNNNNNNNNNNNNNNNNNNNNNNNNNNNNNNNNNNNNNNNNNNNNNNNNNNNNNNNNNNNNNNNNNNNNNNNNNNNNN
The Triticum aestivum cultivar Chinese Spring unplaced genomic scaffold, IWGSC CS RefSeq v2.1 scaffold6489, whole genome shotgun sequence genome window above contains:
- the LOC123175173 gene encoding cationic peroxidase SPC4-like, with translation MVCARTASAPLLAAALVAALAVACSLVSGAYAAAEQEAAGAGGNDLRLRQPPITRGLSFDFYKRSCPMAESIVRDFVRDAVRKDVGLAAGLLRLHFHDCFIQGCGRARVMHACRAATGPGEQRAPPNLTLRPSAFKAINDIRDRLERECRSAVVSCSDILTLAARDSVVATGGPEYRVPLGRRDSPRFATPQDVLSGLPATTSAVPSLLDVFHNHSHDLDATDLVALSGGHTVGLGHCASFEGRLFPRPDLLRRLRRTCPAKGTDARTVLDVHTPDVFDNKYYVNLVNLEGLFVSCQDLFTIVERLARSQCYFFSQLGASITTGKSRFPVC